A single Diceros bicornis minor isolate mBicDic1 chromosome 7, mDicBic1.mat.cur, whole genome shotgun sequence DNA region contains:
- the LOC131408834 gene encoding olfactory receptor 5P76-like isoform X1 yields MDVLVEGNHTEVTEFILLGLTDDPILRVILFMVILCIYLVTISGNLSTIILIRISSQLHHPTYFFLSHLAFADIGYSSSVTPNVLVNFLVERNTISYLGCAVQMGSAAFFGTVECFLLAVMAYDRFMAICSPLLYSTKMSTQVCVQLLIVAYIGGFLNACSFTICFYSFLFCGPNRVNHFFCDFAPLVELSCSDVNIPTVVLSFTSGSILVVTVFVIAVSYIYILITILKMCSTEGRHKAFSTCASHLTAVTLFYGTITFIYVMPKSSYSTDQNKVVSVFYMVVIPMLNPLIYSLRNNEIKGALKRELARKMFS; encoded by the coding sequence ATGGATGTCCTGGTGGAGGGGAACCACACTGAAGTGACAGAGTTCATTTTATTGGGCTTAACTGACGACCCGATCCTTCGAGTCATTCTCTTCATGGTCATCCTGTGTATCTACCTGGTGACCATATCTGGCAATCTCAGCACAATCATTCTTATCAGAATCTCTTCTCAGCTCCATCATCCTACGTATTTTTTTCTGAGCCACTTGGCTTTTGCTGACATAGGTTATTCATCTTCCGTCACACCCAATGTGCTTGTAAACTTCCTGGTGGAGAGGAATACCATCTCCTATTTGGGATGTGCTGTTCAGATGGGTTCTGCTGCTTTCTTTGGGACAGTGGAGTGCTTCCTTCTAGCTGTCATGGCATATGATCGCTTTATGGCTATCTGCAGCCCACTGCTTTATTCCACCAAAATGTCTACACAAGTCTGTGTCCAGTTACTCATCGTGGCTTACATAGGTGGTTTTCTCAATGCTTGCTCTTTTACTATTTGCTTCtattctttcctcttctgtggaccaaATCGAGTCAATCATTTTTTCTGTGATTTTGCTCCTTTAGTTGAACTCTCCTGTTCTGATGTCAATATCCCCACAGTTGTCCTCTCTTTTACCTCTGGCTCCATCCTTGTGGTCACTGTGTTTGTCATAGCCGTCTCCTACATCTACATCCTCATCACCATCCTGAAGATGTGCTCCACTGAGGGGCGCCacaaggccttctccacctgtgccTCGCACCTCACAGCGGTCACTCTGTTCTATGGGACCATCACATTCATTTATGTGATGCCCAAGTCCAGCTACTCAACTGACCAGAACAAGGTGGTGTCTGTGTTCTACATGGTGGTGATCCCCATGTTGAACCCCCTCATCTACAGTCTCAGGAACAATGAGATTAAGGGGGCTCTGAAGAGAGAGCTTGCTAGAAAAATGTTCTCTTAG